From the genome of Cryptococcus neoformans var. neoformans B-3501A chromosome 1, whole genome shotgun sequence, one region includes:
- a CDS encoding hypothetical protein (Similar to gi|46100172|gb|EAK85405.1| conserved hypothetical protein [Ustilago maydis 521], FASTA scores: opt: 1929, E(): 8e-111, (57.957% identity (80.747% similar) in 509 aa overlap (1-494:1-507)); HMMPfam hit to Ammonium_transp, Ammonium Transporter Family, score: 481.1, E(): 1.1e-141): MVNITYGALLSSSDGAVHFEPLGTDIISTLAGQPTAFDPGDIAWVLTCSALIVFMLPGLGYLYSGLARRKNALSMLFLSLVSLGIVSFQWFFIGYSLVFSETGGSFWGDGRNIGFRQVLERPIPEANGKLPEIVFATFQLMFACLVPAVLLGAAAERSRILPAMIFMFCWTTLVYDPLAHWIWSANGWANKWGVLDYAGGVPVEIASGTAGLAYSYFIGKRRGYGTDRVLFKPSNVGNVVLGTVFLWVGWLGFNGGSCYCASLKAALAIFNTNLAGSVGGVVWLIMDFRLERKWSMVGYCTGAIAGLVAITPAAGYVGAPAAALIGLVSAAVSNLATRLKVTMRVDDPMDIFAVHALAGIVGVLMTGLFAQSSVAANDGFSDIDGGWLDRHYVQLGKQIAWACVGMAWTFVVTYAIMFFINLIPGCHFRATDEAEIVGMDEVELGEYVADYAFHQRDLEGEYEAHTLSQCPSATKLHLQEFRHNKDGESSSSSQPKELPPTMPRGGAVVGDLDGDTAVESQHSRSRSRGRSQHRVRIEKEGDNEAMEMSDVRHTKTSDQRQEGSNLEGSYMGHRE, translated from the exons ATGGTCAACATAACTTATGGAGCACTGCTGTCGTCGTCCGATGGAGCGGTTCACTTCGAGCCTTTAGGAACCGACATTATCTCCACCTTAGCTGGTCAACCAACAG CTTTCGACCCAGGAGACATAGCATGGGTGCTTACTTGTTCGGCTTTAATTGTTTTCATG CTTCCCGGTCTTGGATACCTGTACTCTGGTCTTGCTCGACGAAAAAATGCCTTGTCAATGCTCTTCCTATCTCTGGTCTCCCTGGGAATTGTCTCCTTTCAGTGGTTCTTCATCGGATATAGTTTAGTGTTCTCGGAAACGGGAGGTAGTTTCtggggagatggaag GAATATCGGCTTCAGACAAGTTTTGGAAAGACCTATACCGGAAGCCAACGGCAAACTTCCAGAAATTGTATTTGCCACTTTTCAGCTG ATGTTCGCTTGCCTTGTTCCGGCAGTCTTGCTTGGCGCCGCAGCTGAGCGAAGCAGAATACTGCCTGCTATGATTTTCATGTTCTGCTGGACTACCTTAGTCTACGACCCTCTGGCACACTGGATCTGGAGTGCCAATGGGTGGGCAAACAAATGGGGTGTATTGGA CTATGCAGGTGGCGTCCCAGTTGAGATAGCTAGTGGGACAGCTGGATTAGCATATTCATACTTTATCGGGAAACGTCGTGGGTATGGCACAGATCGTGTCCTCTTTAAACCTTCGAACGTAGG CAATGTCGTGCTCGGCACAGTTTTCCTTTGGGTTGGATGGCTGGGTTTCAATGGAGGATCTTGTTACTGCGCCTCTCTTAAGGCTGCTCTTGCCATTTTCAACACCAATCTGGCAGGAAGCGTTGGGGGTGTTGTATGGCTCATTATGGATTTCCGTCTTGAAAGGAAGTGGAGCATGGTCGGATACTGTACAGGTGCGATTGCAGGTTTGGTTGCCATCACCCCGGCTGCTGGATATGTCGGCGCCCCA GCGGCAGCTCTCATCGGCCTTGTCTCTGCCGCGGTTTCTAACTTGGCAACAAGATTGAAAGTCACCATGCGTGTTGATGATCCTATGGATATTTTCGCTGTGCACGCCTTGGCCGGTATCGTAGGTGTGCTCATGACTGGTCTGTTCGCACAGTCCAGCGTGGCCGCCAATGATGGTTTCTCTGACATCGACGGTGGATGGCT CGACCGCCATTATGTTCAACTTGGTAAACAGATTGCTTGGGCTTGCGTTGGTATGGCCTGGACATTTGTTGTCACTTATGCCATCATGTTCTTTATCAACCTGATCCCTGGCTGTCATTTTCGTGCTACCGATGAGGCGGAGATCGTTGGTATGGAC GAGGTTGAATTGGGTGAATACGTTGCGGACTATGCCTTCCATCAGCGAGACCTAGAGGGCGAATACGAAGCTCACACTCTATCCCAATGTCCCTCAGCCACCAAactccatcttcaagaatTCCGCCACAACAAGGATGGGGAGTCCTCTAGTTCTTCTCAGCCCAAAGAATTGCCTCCAACGATGCCTCGTGGCGGCGCCGTTGTTGGCGATCTGGATGGTGACACAGCCGTTGAATCGCAACATTCACGTTCACGTTCGAGGGGGCGGAGTCAGCATAGAGTAAGAATCGAAAAGGAAGGTGACAACGAGGCAATGGAGATGAGCGACGTACGCCACACAAAAACTAGCGATCAACGGCAGGAAGGATCGAACTTAGAAGGTTCTTATATGGGCCACCGAGAGTAA
- a CDS encoding hypothetical protein (Similar to gi|46096748|gb|EAK81981.1| hypothetical protein UM01197.1 [Ustilago maydis 521], FASTA scores: opt: 795, E(): 4.4e-44, (39.457% identity (62.213% similar) in 479 aa overlap (4-435:2-469))), with translation MTQLDDRLDDFLRGRKQKGRFRSLKEYDTSPHSGLTDFSSNDYLSLTSSESLRSAYLERLANSPQILGSTGSRLLSGCSPAHSALENRLSTLFNSPSALLFNSGWDANVSFFATVPQASDWVICDELVHASVHSGLRSSRVPPEKRLIFPHNSPEGLEKVLQQIARNPSSGHDSTVFLALESLYSMDGDMAPLPLLLDIFEQYVPRTRQCVVVDEAHSTGVYGEHGKGLVYALGEEGGWAPGDGNKRGKSRVDVRLMTFGKAVGCSGAVLLCSPTVRTFLINFARPFIFSTAMPHSTVIALQCVWDLLLGLEGDKRRESLMAIAAYIYSLLNDLLRNTPAEILRLPPNSGAQFTFHIPPHDTESVSSSPLSPILGLLTPTPHALSAFLLEKGFIVRPVVPPTVPPGAERVRICLRASMDKKVIDQLMAALREWVESKMNVGVMRAKL, from the exons ATGACTCAGCTCGATGATCGCTTGGACGATTTTCtgcgaggaagaaagcaGAAAGGCCGATTCAGGAGTCTCAAAGAATACGATACATCACCACATTCTGGTCTCACAGATTTT TCGTCAAATGACTATCTCTCATTAACTTCCTCTGAATCATTGCGTTCCGCGTATCTTGAGCGCCTTGCCAACAGTCCCCAAATACTCGGGTCGACAGGCTCTCGACTGCTCAGTGGCTGTAGTCCTGCCCATTCTGCCCTGGAAAATCGTCTCTCAACTCTCTTCAATTCCCCATCTGCGCTCCTTTTCAATTCAGGGTGGGATGCCAATGTGTCCTTTTTTGCCACGGTTCCCCAAGCGTCGGATTGGGTCATTTGTGATGAGCTAGTCCACGCGTCTGTTCATTCGGGCCTAAGGTCATCAAGGGTACCTCCAGAGAAGAGGCTGATCTTTCCTCATAACAGTCCAGAAGGGTTGGAGAAAGTGCTACAACAAATTGCTCGAAATCCCAGCTCTGGGCACGATTCCACCGTATTTCTGGCGCTGGAAAGTCTGTATTCGATGGACGGGGACATGgctccccttccccttctgcTAGACATTTTTGAGCAATATGTGCCGAGGACTAGACAGTGTGTTGTAGTAGACGAGGCGCATTCAACTGGCGTTTATGGCGAGCATGGTAAAGGTCTAGTCTATGCCTtaggtgaggaaggaggatgggcaCCAGGAGATGGCAATAAAAGGGGGAAGTCGAGGGTGGATGTGAGATTGATGACGTTCGGCAAGGCGGTTGGATGCTCTGGAG CGGTTTTATTATGCTCGCCTACCGTGCGGACCTTCCTTATCAACTTTGCTCGGCCCTTTATTTTCTCTACCGCTATGCCTCATTCAACGGTAATCGCACTCCAATGTGTCTGGGACCTGTTGCTCGGCTTAGAAGGAGATAAG CGTCGTGAGAGCCTTATGGCTATTGCTGCTTACATTTATTCCCTTTTGAATGATCTTTTACGAAATACTCCTGCCGAGATTTTGCGCCTTCCCCCAAACTCTGGTGCCCAGTTCACTTTTCATATTCCCCCTCATGATACTGAGAGCGTATCATCTAGCCCGTTATCCCCTATCCTGGGGTTATTGACTCCGACGCCGCATGCTCTATCTGCATTTCTTCTAGAGAAAGGTTTCATCGTGAGACCAGTTGTACCACCCACTGTACCCCCAGGGGCCGAGCGCGTTCGTATATGTCTTCGCGCAAGCATGGACAAGAAGGTCATCGATCAACTGATGGCTGCTTTAAGAGAATGGGTGGAGAGCAAAATGAATGTTGGCGTCATGAGAGCAAAACTATGA
- a CDS encoding hypothetical protein (Match to EST gb|CF189173.1|CF189173; Similar to gi|46107796|ref|XP_380957.1| conserved hypothetical protein [Gibberella zeae PH-1], FASTA scores: opt: 1398, E(): 3.6e-82, (68.771% identity (88.704% similar) in 301 aa overlap (1-299:1-300)); HMMPfam hit to Mov34, Mov34/MPN/PAD-1 family, score: 173.6, E(): 3.9e-49) encodes MEGLQRLLQGGRGMGMGGAAGGQTVVADNGETVHISALALLKMLKHGRAGVPMEVMGLMLGEFVDDYTISCVDVFAMPQSGTTVTVESVDHVFQTKMLDMLKQTGRPEMVVGWYHSHPGFGCWLSSVDVNTQQSFEQLHPRAVAVVIDPIQSVRGKVVIDAFRSINPAALATGQESRQTTSNIGHLNKPSIQALIHGLNRHYYSLAIDYKKTEAEQGMLLNLHKRGWTEGLKMKDFEEMEQGSQKAIENMLNLAVAYTKSVQEESTMTEEQLKTRHVGKLDPKRHLSEAAEKAMEDQVIQSLAMGVLAEL; translated from the exons ATGGAAGGACTACAAAGGCTACTtcaaggaggacgaggtaTGGGCATGGGCGGCGCAGCTGGCGGTCAGACTGTAGTAGCAGACAA TGGCGAAACAGTGCATATTTCTGCTCTGGCGTTGTTGAAG ATGCTCAAACATGGTCGGGCGGGCGTTCCAATGGAGGTTATGGGTCTGATGCTAGGCGAATTTGTGGATGATTATACG ATCTCATGTGTCGATGTTTTCGCCATGCCTCAGAGTGGTACCACCGTGACTGTCGAGTCCGTGGACCATGTCTTCCAAACCAAAATGCTGGACATGCTGAAACAGACCGGGCG GCCTGAAATGGTTGTCGGCTGGTATCATTCTCATCCAGGTTTCGGCTGTTGGTTGTCGAGCGTTGATGTCAACACTCAGCAA TCATTCGAGcagcttcatcctcgaGCAGTGGCTGTCGTTATCGACCCTATTCAATCCGTACGAGGAAAAGTCGTCATTGATGCCTTCCGATCGATCAACCCTGCTGCGCTTGCTACCGGACAGGAATCACGACAAACGACTAGCAACATTGGCCACTTAAACAAGCCCAGCATCCAAGCGTTGATTCACGGTCTTAACAGGCATTATTATA GCTTGGCAATTGATTACAAAAAGACAGAAGCTGAGCAGGGAATGTTACTGAATCTGCATAAGCGTGGCTGGACTGAAgggttgaagatgaaggactttgaggagatggagcaAGGGAGCCAAAAGGCCATCGAG AACATGCTCAATCTTGCTGTTGCCTACACCAAATCCGTACAAGAGGAATCTACTATGACTGAGGAGCAATTGAAGACACGGCATGTGGGCAAATTGGATCCCAAGCGACATCTGTCGGAGGCAGCTGAGAAGGCTATGGAAGACCAAGTGATTCAAAGTCTAGCCATGGGAGTTTTGGCCGAGTTGTAG
- a CDS encoding hypothetical protein (Match to EST gb|CF189237.1|CF189237; Similar to gi|32407130|ref|XP_324159.1| hypothetical protein [Neurospora crassa], FASTA scores: opt: 333, E(): 2.6e-15, (34.426% identity (62.705% similar) in 244 aa overlap (4-246:2-218)); HMMPfam hit to PEX11, Peroxisomal biogenesis factor 11 (PEX11), score: 57.3, E(): 4e-14) yields MSTLATNIILHPKVNRSLAILATTVGRDKVTRLLQYLARLVSWYLLSRGRMESASRFEGLKTGLANGRKVMRLFRPAEFLQSAVNLAQRPVTSLKGPGQIAHLAQIGRQIGYAGFHTADMIVWLAQVRFLKFDKVTTQRYVRLMYKFWFAGIVCSLVSSSASLVRLRADSRRFALSSQVAKEEEKEGRSGEEAARQMAERRERGRALLAQRQSILSQLVSDSLDVWIPATGLGYTNLNEGTLGAFG; encoded by the exons ATGAGTACACTCGCAACAAACATCATACTACACCCAAAAGTCAACCGGTCACTGGCTATCTTGGCCACGACTGTTGGTCGTGACAAG GTAACCAGGCTGCTTCAATACCTGGCCCGTCTTGTTTCTTGGTATTTGCTCAGTCGAGGCCGCATGGAGTCCGCTTCTCGTTTCGAAGGGCTGAAAACCGGACTTGCTAATGGTAGAAAAG TAATGCGTCTCTTTCGTCCAGCCGAGTTCCTCCAGTCGGCGGTGAACCTGGCACAGCGACCAGT AACTTCTCTGAAAGGCCCAGGCCAAATAGCTCATCTGGCCCAAATTGGTCGGCAGATTGGATATGCCGGTTTTCATACTGCAGATATGATTGTATGGTTAGCTCAGGTCAGATTTCTGAAGTTTGATAAGGT CACCACCCAGCGATATGTGCGCTTAATGTACAAATTCTGGTTTGCCGGAATTGTATGTTCGCTTgtctcatcttccgccTCTCTCGTTAGGCTACGTGCAGACAGTCGAAGGTTTGCACTGTCTTCGCAGGTGGccaaagaggaggagaaggaggggaggagCGGCGAGGAAGCTGCTCGACAGATGGCTGAGCGTCGAGAGCGCGGAAGAGCGTTGCTTGC CCAAAGGCAGAGTATACTTTCTCAGCTCGTCAGTGATTCCCTAGACGTTTGGATCCCTGCCACAGGCCTTGGCTATACAAATTTGAACGAAGGCACCCTCGGCGCATTTGGGTAA
- a CDS encoding hypothetical protein (Similar to gi|4097493|gb|AAD00100.1| PP35, FASTA scores: opt: 702, E(): 4.9e-35, (38.187% identity (61.264% similar) in 364 aa overlap (28-383:9-303)); HMMPfam hit to Dus, Dihydrouridine synthase (Dus), score: 150.9, E(): 2.7e-42) has product MALDQDATDEQLYADLPSPLHLSPSELIETYHPNVLAPLVRCSKLPFRHLTSLYETHITHTPMILAEEFSRAQIARTSDFSTSSNERGVYWMAPNNGKCRGKGEYMARVGHPEDVRPAKEPWKTYHSPPSTERLPPSPAPPNPQAQLVRGCLIAQFASPNAKSLADAAELISPYVDGIDLNCGCPQRWAYNEGIGCALLRKPELVRDMVRGVKDRMGWGWPVSIKIRIDSEQEKTEQLISNALQAGISHLTIHGRTRHQPSTDPVNLPGIKFAVDCVKGEVPCVANGDVWELEDARQMRLHTGVQGVMAARGLLANPALFAGYDKTPEDCVSQFINLGLDYGFNFSLFHRHLAYMLESHLSRVEKVWFNSLTSQASAIEWLNERAINFKEKRGTIWDARRGYNITDV; this is encoded by the exons ATGGCTCTGGATCAAGATGCTACCGACGAACAGCTGTATGCCGACCTTCCGTCTCCACTACATCTTTCCCCCTCCGAACTTATTGAAACGTATCACCCGAACGTCCTGGCGCCTCTAGTCCGCTGCTCTAAACTTCCTTTCCGCCATCTTACTTCTCTGTACGAAACCCACATCACTCACACACCCATGATCCTAGCTGAAGAGTTTTCGCGCGCTCAGATAGCGAGGACTTCAGATTTCAGCACAAGTAGCAACGAAAGAGGCGTCTACTGGATGGCTCCCAATAATGGAAAATGccgagggaaaggggagtATATGGCCCGCGTTGGCCATCCAGAGGACGTCCGACCTGCGAAAGAGCCGTGGAAAACGTAtcactctcctccatctACCGAGCGCCTCCCCCCATCGCCGGCTCCACCCAACCCCCAAGCGCAGCTCGTTCGAGGTTGCTTAATAGCCCAGTTTGCATCTCCCAATGCCAAATCTCTGGCTGACGCCGCTGAACTTATTTCTCCTTATGTTGACGGAATTGATCTGAACTGCGGCTGTCCTCAAAGATGGGCTTACAACGAGGGTATTGGATGCGCCTTGTTGAGGAAACCGGAATTAGTACGAGATATGGTTAGAGGCGTTAAAGATCGAATGGGGTGGGGGTGGCCAGTCAGCATCAAAATCAGGATCGACTCAGAACAGGA AAAGACGGAGCAATTGATCTCAAATGCCCTTCAAGCAGGAATATCTCATTTAACGATCCACGGCCGAACGAGGCACCAGCCTTCGACTGATCCGGTTAACCTTCCTGGAATCAAGTTTGCAGTAGATTGCGTTAAAGGCGAAGTCCCATGCGTGGCGAATGGAGACGTCTGGGAACTTGAAGACGCAAGGCAGATGAGACTTCACACAGGGGTTCAAGGTGTGATGGCTGCCAGAGGGTTGTTGGCCAA CCCTGCCCTATTCGCCGGTTATGATAAAACGCCAGAGGATTGTGTATCTCAATTTATCAACCTTGGCTTGGATTATGGTTTCaacttttctcttttccaccGTCATCTCGCATACATGCTCGAATCCCATCTTTCCCGAGTAGAAAAAGTCTGGTTCAATTCTCTCACATCGCAAGCATCTGCAATAGAATGGCTGAATGAAAGAGCTATCAATttcaaggaaaaaagagggACTATCTGGGATGCGCGTCGAGGCTACAACATTACTGATGTATAA
- a CDS encoding 60S ribosomal protein L30 (Match to ESTs gb|CF188345.1|CF188345, gb|CF190645.1|CF190645, gb|CF188344.1|CF188344; Similar to gi|19114470|ref|NP_593558.1| 60s ribosomal protein L30/L30A [Schizosaccharomyces pombe], FASTA scores: opt: 507, E(): 3.4e-30, (71.963% identity (90.654% similar) in 107 aa overlap (1-107:1-107)); HMMPfam hit to Ribosomal_L7Ae, Ribosomal protein L7Ae/L30e/S12e/Gadd45 family, score: 120.4, E(): 4.1e-33) → MAPVKKSKSAKSSESINTKLQLVVKSGKFTLGYKQALKQLRSGKAKLILISKNCPPLRKSEIEYYAMLSKTNVHHYDGSNVDLGTAAGKLYRVGVMSIQDAGDSDLLQQQESA, encoded by the exons ATGGCCCCCgtcaagaagagcaagtcCGCCAAGAGTTCCGAGTCTATCAACACCAAGCTCCAGCTTGTTGTCAAGTCTGGCAAGTTCACCCTCGGTTACAAGCAGGCTCTCAAGCAGCTCCGATCTGGCAAGG CCAAGCTCATCTTGATCTCCAAAAACTGCCCTCCCCTCCGCAAGTCTGAGATCGAGTACTACGCCATGCT CTCCAAGACCAATGTCCACCACTACGACGGTTCCAATGTCGACCTCGGTACTGCCGCTGGTAAGCTCTACCGAGTCGGTGTCATGTCCATCCAGGATGCCGGAGACAGTGACTTG CTCCAGCAGCAGGAAAGTGCCTAA
- a CDS encoding hypothetical protein (Similar to gi|46138531|ref|XP_390956.1| hypothetical protein FG10780.1 [Gibberella zeae PH-1], FASTA scores: opt: 445, E(): 9.1e-21, (35.565% identity (69.456% similar) in 239 aa overlap (180-414:163-391)); HMMPfam hit to DUF155, Uncharacterised ACR, YagE family COG1723, score: 35.7, E(): 2.5e-10), whose product MFKRLPRTLLQPSSRPPQVCSQCRNLSQFRAPVHISQFPRYASTISDRQTKQARMSKLPVSHKPPKRRLEAASQPLRNAASITRGPVLQCIAHTTAEKYDLIALGTTLQSLGVRWDEVPEGDPDRALVIGPWKGRGGAERLISGKDVRSTSTIAKSPAVEWAENEGVDLRDMGFGYGERGEIWVFSSGSFVTWGLTEEEGKAFLRQVIRGGRNVEIDRVSPKECELEEVDFVVDPTAKTHILGNLILLGRPPQLSTFHYSPSLASLLARYTLSLSLSRSSSLSVLEERLDNHLASVSILPRTLEMYGRQPLPRKEVIRKMGELMTLRMAVNTAGGGLDDTPEFYWSEPELESYFDSVASEFEIKERIDVFNKKIDYAQEVQSTLRALLTESSGHRMEMIIILLISVEVVIVLIREGPDLIHKLLEIVGVAPAEAEDITENIQKVADKLPSIGTISSPAIRHTTTHWADGSERYV is encoded by the exons ATGTTCAAGCGACTCCCTAGAACCCTTTTACAGCCCTCATCTAGGCCTCCGCAAGTCTGCTCTCAATGCCGCAATCTATCTCAATTTCGCGCACCAGTGCACATTTCCCAGTTCCCTCGATATGCCTCTACTATCTCCGACAGACAAACTAAGCAGGCTCGTATGAGCAAGCTCCCTGTGTCTCATAAACCTCCGAAACGACGGCTAGAAGCCGCTTCTCAACCACTTCGAAATGCAGCTTCCATAACAAGAGGGCCGGTTTTGCAGTGTATTGCCCATACAACAGCAGAAAAGTACGATCTTATCGCTCTAGGCACAACTCTCCAGTCTTTGGGTGTTCGATGGGACGAAGTACCAGAAGGCGACCCCGATAGGGCGCTGGTTATTGGACCATGGAAAGGGCGTGGTGGTGCGGAACGTCTGATTAGCGGAAAGGACGTTCGGTCTACATCCACTATAGCAAAGAGCCCTGCGGTCGAGTGGGCCGAAAACGAGGGGGTGGATCTGAGAGATATGGGGTTTGGCTACGGAGAAAGAGGCGAAATATGGGTATTTAGCTCTGGCTCCTTCGTTACATGGGGCCTAaccgaagaggagggaaaggcgTTTTTGAGGCAAGTGATCAGAGGTGGTCGGAATGTTGAAATCGACCGAGTGTCCCCGAAGGAATGCGAACTGGAGGAAGTAGATTTTGTCGTCGATCCTACAGC CAAGACACACATCCTCGGTAACCTCATCCTGCTCGGTCGACCACCTCAGCTGTCGACGTTTCACTAttccccttctcttgcCTCTTTATTAGCCAGATATACCTTGTCACTGTCGCTCTCCCGATCATCATCCTTATCAGTCCTTGAAGAGCGGCTAGACAATCATTTAGCATCTGTATCGATTCTGCCTAGGACTTTAGAAATGTATGGACGTCAGCCTTTACCTCGTAAAGAGGTGATCAGAAAAATGGGAGAATTAATGACTTTGAGGATGGCTGTCAACACAGCTGGTGGAGGACTGGATGATACCCCTGAA TTCTATTGGTCTGAACCCGAACTAGAAT CCTATTTCGACTCTGTTGCAAGCGAGTTCGAAATAAAGGAGCGTATAGATGTATTTAACAAAAAAATCGACTACGCTCAAGAAGTGCAAAGCACCCTGCGGGCACTTTTGACCGAA TCATCGGGGCAcaggatggagatgatcaTTATATTGCTCATCAGTGTGGAAGTTGTTATC GTCCTTATCCGTGAAGGTCCTGACCTTATTCACAAGCTGTTGGAGATCGTCGGAGTGGCCCCGGCAGAGGCTGAAGATATTACAGAGAATATCCAGAAGGTCGCCGATAAGTTACCTTCAATAGGTACCATTTCATCGCCAGCGATTCGTCATACAACAACACACTGGGCAGATGGTTCTGAACGATATGTATAA
- a CDS encoding hypothetical protein (Match to EST gb|CF194451.1|CF194451; Similar to gi|46096036|gb|EAK81269.1| hypothetical protein UM00284.1 [Ustilago maydis 521], FASTA scores: opt: 664, E(): 3.2e-37, (47.867% identity (82.464% similar) in 211 aa overlap (90-296:2-208)); HMMPfam hit to Synaptobrevin, Synaptobrevin, score: 115.8, E(): 1e-31) gives MLGRVGGAKEDETWTKTVSMRMFLLLLLEDGGGRRPPRRSGARKVNDVAFANGVPIYTSRRTRSKKYLMVIPSSHCATATQPLSHTTMSLIHALIARGTTVLAEHATGTAELKPAAQITILSKIPPNNSKLTYVWQDRLIHYVSSNGVIYLVMADDSVGRRMPFAFLADLERRFTAQYESDDIVSAGAHSLEEFEPELAKLMHQYTSSPPADPLRQAQSDLNNVKDIMVQNIDSILQRGERLDLLVDKTDTLAGQAYAFRRGARSVRRQQWWKNMRIMALSGVVGLLLLYLFIAQFCGASLGHCRS, from the exons ATGCTTGGGCGAGTGGGAGGCGccaaagaggatgagacgTGGACGAAGACAGTGAGTATGAGGATgtttctgctgctgcttcttGAGGATGGCGGCGGGCGGCGGCCGCCGCGGAGGTCAGGCGCGCGCAAGGTAAATGATGTGGCATTTGCGAATGGTGTCCCGATCTACACGTCACGGCGGACGAGATCGAAGAAGTACTTGATGGTTATTCCCTCGTCACACTGCGCAACAGCAACACAGCCACTTTCGCACACCACCATGTCCCTCATACACGCCCTCATCGCCCGCGGCACCACCGTCCTTGCAGAACATGCAACCGGGACAGCAGAGCTCAAGCCAG CCGCCCAGATAACGATCCTCTCAAAGATACCTCCAAATAACTCCAAACTTACTT ACGTGTGGCAAGACCGCCTCATTCACTATGTATCCTCAAACGGCGTCATCTATCTCGTAATGGCCGATGATTCTGTTGGTAGAAGGATGCCCTTTGCGTTCCTTGCAGATCTGGAGCGAAGA TTCACTGCTCAATATGAAAGCGACGACATAGTCTCGGCAGGAGCTCACTCTCTGGAAGAGTTCGAGCCAGAGCTTGCCAAA TTGATGCACCAATATACCTCATCCCCACCCGCTGATCCTCTCCGCCAAGCTCAGTCAGATCTCAATAATGT CAAGGATATCATGGTTCAGAATATCGACTCTATCCTCCAACGCGGCGAGCGTCTGGACCTCCTCGTGGACAAGACAGATACCCTTGCCGGACAAGCGTACGCCTTTAGGCGTGGAGCCCGATCAGTACGGAGACAAcagtggtggaagaacaTGCGAATTATGGCCCTATCCGGTGTTGTTGGCCTT TTGCTTCTGTATCTCTTCATCGCTCAGTTTTGCGGTGCCTCACTTGGCCACTGTCGCAGTTAG